Within the Mastacembelus armatus chromosome 10, fMasArm1.2, whole genome shotgun sequence genome, the region TCACAGACTTATTTTAGAACGGAGGAACACTTCCCCTcccatctgaaaaacaaaaagcagaaagagaaaaatcttGTTAGTGTTGCATTGTCTGCATTTTTGAATCTTATTTCATGAAACTGaacttaatttaaaagaaataaaattgaagaGAGACAGATTCTTACCTTTGTGGAAGCACTGTGGCGATGGATGATGTTGGAGTTGATACAACTCGGGTTGTTGCCCTAAGCCAGGGGTGATCGAGGCACCTGCCCCAAACATGGGTTCCAGGGCGGCCAGTTCCTCCAGGAGGGACTGAGTGCAAGACACGGCGGGCGTGGGCGTGGTGGGGTTGGGGGAGGCAGTAAGGATGAGGGGAGGGGAAGCTGGAATGGAAGAGCAAGAGGACACAGGAGATGACACCACCTCAATCTCCATTGCTTCCTCCACTAGCCCCTCCCCTTCCACCTTTACCCCAGCCTCAGAAGCCACAGTTGCCCCGCACCCAGCCATGGAGTTACATTGCGCCGATTGGACGCTACAGAAGTGGCCCACTCTCTCAAACTGGGAGGGTTGGTGCCAGCACACTGGGGTTTGAGGAGAGGTTGGGCTCGGGGGATTGGGTGtaggggaggtggagggagaggagaggtcAGGAGACTGGGGAGGAGCAAAGTCGTCTTGGAGAAGAGTTTCTAGGATGCTCTCTTCAAACAGAGAGTCATCATCATCAAGGAAGAGGGGAATGTCCAGACCTCTCCATGCTTTGATGGGATAACACTCCCTAAGCACATGGACTgaatcaacatcagcatcagcttCTATGGCAGGAGACAGGAAGGGGGAGGGTGGGGAGGATGAGGGTGACATGGAGGGGGGAGAGAGTTTAGACAAGAGTGGATCCAGGTAGAATCTCTCTGCCAGTGAGCTGATGTGCTGAGCTAAGAGGGAGATTTCTgccctctccttctccctctctctctccagggaGAAGAAGGAAAGGCAAGGCTGTTTACCAGGTGATGCTTCAGGGGTGAGGAGGCCCTCAGGGGGACACTGGAGGGGCCCCAGTGGTACATCAACATACAGTGGACCCCGTACCTCAGGTAGAGTCATCACTGTGCAGTCACCATCTCCAGGGCTGTCGGGTGTTGGTGGGAGTTTCTCATAAAGGGAGCCACCGCAGGGTTCAATAGGAAAGAGGAGATCAGTGGATGGAGTAGCTGGTACAAGAGGAACCTTGGTAGAGAGAGTGGTGGGTGGAGCAGGACTGGACGCAGTAGTTGGTGGAGCTGAGGAGGGAGCTGAGGAAGGTGCCGACGGAGCCAAGGAGGTGGTGGCGGTGGCTGTTGTAGCAGAAGGTGGTGGTGTAGTAGTGCCAGTAGGGTCAAAGCTGAAGAGGGGCTCCCCAAATGGAAAGCTTGCCCCACCAACCTGTGGAGTGTAGGGGGGTGTGCACACAAACTCTTTGGTCTGCTGAGCTTGTGAGGTGGGAACAGGTGGGAGTGGCAGGGGGAGAACTGGGAGTGGAGGATCGAGCTGAAAGGAGGGTGGAAGAAGAATGTTCTGGGTTAAAAAGTCTAAGTCTGCCACTGTTTCAACAGTGACTGGGGTTGGGGAGGAGGCAGTTGAGGGGCTTTCAGTAGGCTGCTGCTGAAAGAAGCTTTCTTCCTCCATTGAAGAAATACTGGAGCGAGGGTCGCCCTCAAGCTGCATGGCCTCAGCAGCAGATGTCCCTGGTTCGTCAGAGGAGCCAACACTGCAGCCAGCAGTGCTGAAGTCAAATGACTGGCCTGACAGGCCACTGCTGCCTGGGGTGAAGACTTGGTCTGGGCTGGACAGGGTTTCTGGGGACTGGAGGCTCAGACTCTCTTGCTGAGAGGTACCAGCAGTCAGGACTAAGGTCAGCTGGGTCTGCTCTGAGCTGAGCTGCTGGCGAACTGACCAGGCCTCAGACTCACtaagagacacaaacacaaacaagagaaTGCTGAAATAAGGATGGTGGGTTTTTTCCTGTTAATTGTTCTGTTGCTTTAAATTGATTAATTGTATGTATTTCTCAAAAGGCAGTAAATACCTGATAATGTAGTTGTTGCTGTTGATGGGGAATTCTCCGGGCTGCAGCTGTAGAACCATGTAAAGCCAAACCCAGGAGTGGTCCTGAGCCTGCACGCGTACCACCATCTCAGCCCTGCCCTCTCCCCCTTCTCTCACTGTTGAACAACAGTCACAGCTCAAGTTGGCATCGGTTTGTAATCCTATTAATCATCATAGTGTTTTTCgctgtgtggatgtgtcagtGGGCGCAGTGTGTAATTGTGTAGGCATACATGGTTGTAACTCGTAGGTATGTGTGAAGGCTGTACTTACAGAGGCTGCGATGCTGAGTGGAGGCATGTGACAAATCCTGTGGGTGGAGGAGGCTGTACCAGGAGCGAGAGCATAAAGCTGTCACATCAAAGCCAAGATAGGCGCTCACACTGCAGGGAAGAGTAGGAGGCAATGTGttaagaaaataatgttttcccCTTTTGTTATGACAAAAACATATTCATATACCAGTTCACATTCAATCAACAGGTGGAAGTGTACAGAGCCAGaacagtgatttaaatttttggcactaaaaataatatttggcATCGAAAACAAAACCTCGAATTGAAAAGGGaaacattagcattaaaatACTTGACTTTCATTTTACATGGGGTGGCGAGAGGTGCTATGGCAGCATGCGGGGGTTTATGCATATATCATTGTATATTCAATTCACTTAGAGAATAATAGAGGCCGTAAGGTCCAGCTGGAAatctgtcttcctgtctttATCTCTTTCTGAGTTAGTTTTATCCCCATTTCCATCCACCtcaatcatttctttttctctcatttcctctcATTTAGATCTTTTATCTGTTTATGGCTAATATATTCCCAGTCTGGAAGCAAGTGATGCAGCCTGCTTATGTGTTGTACTATGCTAAGAGTAGGAAGTACACTCtatcagtttattaggtacaccaagtTAAAACTAAATCCAGCTAAAGGATAAACTAAAACATTGTAGACAGTTTTTATCACAGCAACGTTCACCTCTTTGGTATTTACTTGGCAAAAAGCACTTCAGAACTGGTTTGAGTTAAATTGCTATGGTCGTTAAACTTTCAACAAAGAAAATGATGTGGCGACCATGTCCCTTAGCCCCTCCCCTCAGAgccaaaacaaagacagaaacctgaaactgaaaactACAGACATTGACTATAAATGTCAGtgtaaatgggaaaaaaaagtctgcCACTGATAAACACATCAGAATTcagaaaatatacaataaatgtGAGTTAATTCTCGTTcaaggttttgttttcaatGCCAAATATAATTTTCTGTACCAAAATTTAGTCATTGTTCTGGCTCCATAGAAGTGAGGGTCTATTTCTTTGAACTCACCTCTCATGTGCAGTCTGCAGTCTCATGTCCCGGTCGTGCTGGGAATGGAAGCAGGGCAGGAACAAGTTGGTCTCAGCCATAGGCTGAGCAGAGGTCGATTCCCTCTCTGCCCCTGGTCCAGAGCGAGTCGGGTGGGGCTCCAGAGGGGAGCAAAAACACACCCAGACAGGGTTGGTTGTCCAGTAGGACCCTGCAGCAGGAGACGTGGAAGGGGGAGAGAGGCAGCGAGCTCGAATCAGAACCAGCTTGTTCCCAGCACTTTGCCTCCGCACTGACTTGGACGTGTTGAAGCGGCAGCGGAAGAGACGGTCTGTAACACATAGGATTAGAGGAGGATTGTTAGAAACAAtaagatggggaaaaaaaaaagtaaaatttaatttgtacattttctcTTACCTATCTCAAGTGATGAAGAGGTTGACAGGTTGGTCCTCATGACAAAGTGGTCTGAGGCGTCGATGATATCGTACACACTGTCCCCCTGTGCCACAAGATCCACCTGAAAAAAATTCCAAACCCAAACCTTTAATGAATCTCAAGTAGAGTGTGAAAATACCTTTCCCAAACTATGAATGAGCCACGTCTGTGTAGACTCACCATGGAGTGTCCGAGGTGCTCGGAGACGCTGTCTGACAGGTACAGGAGCTTCCCTTCCCCAGTCAGCAGCATCAAAAAGCCCGGCAGCGCCTGCATCAACTCCGAGAGTTCGTGGAAAGATAGAAACCTTGCGCTCTCCTCAAGACTAGCAACAGTGATCGCTTCTACAGGGGAAAATGGACAgaacaggtttttaaaaaaaacaatgaacacaGCGTATCTGACGTCCGCAATAGGGAGAGTATTGGCCGCAGtgtttcagcaccatggacagcggtgcggttgtttttttttggtgctaAAGCAgttcagcaccacggacagcgaCAAACAGCTCTAAAGGCTGGTAATGGCTCCGTTTTTAACGATCAAATAATAAAGCACAGATTGACAGTTTATCCGAAAATCACATTCGTATCAATGCAGTTGCCCGTGGTGCCACTGAAACACTTGTTGATTCCACTACTGTGAGAAATTGCAGTCTGTATACGCAGCGGTGCTGCATGAAATTCATCAGCCGGTGAATTCGTTCTTACCTTGAGTGAAGAAGACGGATTTCCTGGTGTACATGCAGGCAAGTGACATGATGTGCAGGTATGAGAGCCGCGCTTTATCCGCATCGGATATAGGCAACAAGTCCTTTAGGTTCCGGATCTCGGCGTTGATCTGGTCCCGTCGCGCCTTGGATGCGCCTTTGGTTGAGCGGTACATTGTGGCCAGCTGTTGCGGTGAACTAACGAAATTTCTCCAGATGTCAGTTGGAGAGTTGTGAGCGTTGTTTAACGTCTTGCCTCGGCTGAAGTGCCCTGTCTCCGAGATATGCTGAGACAGGTTGTGAGAGTGGGAAAGCTCTGAGGTGTGCTATTGGACTTTCATCTCAGCTGTTTTTCCAGAGCAAGGTTTAAaaacctcctcctctcctgtatCCGATTGCTTTAGCTCCGCCACAGCGTGGTAGCCGTCTCTCGCACTGAAGTCCGGAACCCGTAAATCTGGTTGAGGGACTCTGCTCGCCGGTCACTTATATAGCCTGGGACTCCGCCGGAGTAGGGGGGCTCCCAACGCACCAACACCGACGTAAAACGGAGGGAGGGGGGTGGATATGTCTCATATCAGTGTTAGCAGTGGAGAaactctccccctccctctcgtTTCGGTGACTCTTCCTCGACGTCAGCTCTTCCCTCTACTCGGTGATGACGTCGGGCTGAAATCGGGAGCTCCGGCGACGCAAAAAGCCCGATTTGGACAAAAACGAGTAAGGGGCGGAGCAAGCGTAAAACGTAAACGGAGTCACCGGACTCCGGTGTAttagagggggggggggagtgggAAGACTGGATTGCATACTAAagaggtttgtgtgtttatatgtctGGCACCTGAACCAGGGTACCCGTTTCTGCCTGATTGGCCCGGACCTGTCAGTTTACACGGCAGGTGCTTGTTTGGTGCGGTCCACCGATTCATTCCGAGCATATTCACTGTCCGTGTTTTAAAGAGGTGGCATTTATGACGTTTGCTGCTCAGACAAAGCGCAGAGCAACAACATGCTCAGTCACCGagctgctggtggaggaggCAGACATGGATGCCGAAGCTGTTTCCCATTGCTTCGTCCGTCCGACATCTTTTATGAATGGAAATCATTCCAGAGCAGGTGAAAACACCAATGATGCATAAAGCTACACTGAATTTACCGATAACATCCTCTTTTAAACATGACGGACATGAAGTCCGCGCATGCCCCGTTTCTtcacagcagttttattttttatcgcTGTTTAGATGTAATTTTTAACAGATACACACCTAAACACTACGGGTGTGTTTTGGCCACATATATGCGTTTGTAACCTGTGTGCCACGTCAAAGACACTTCAGTGAAGGGGACAATAAAGTTTTTGCTGATTCTGattgtgaaataataataaatagatcCTGAGCAGACTGGAGATTGTGATGTGATGACGTTGTAGACAAAAGCAAACATGGACTAACCACAGAAAGCAGCATGTTGGCCACACAGGGCAGCTGAAAGACACCAGAATAAAACCGTCGTTTACCTGTTTGACAAATGACGTTTATGTATGAGTCAGGGTCGTcgctctgttctctctctctctctctctctctctctctctctgtttaaaACTTACAGTGACGATTTTCGGAAGATcaataaaagttcattttaatgaatGACATTCATCAATGATTGGACGCGCGCGCAAATCGCATCCAATATTACGCAACCTGCAAATCTGTCGCCAGTGGCACGTGAGGTACGCCGTGCTATTTCTAAAAATAGACCTCACCGGTGACCGACACAAGAACCGCGAGGCGCATCCACCTCAGATCGTCCTATTTATAGAGAGGAGATCTCACTTTTAGCCCCCTAAAAAAGAGGTGTGGACCACGGCTGGATCTGTGCcgctgtccacacacacacacacagtcatctTTCATCCGGACAAATTAGGAACACACCGTTTGTATTTAATGAACGACTGACGGGAGGACTGCAGGGGTTTGGGGCTGTGGCAGAAAATGTTCCTTTAAAAACTGAATGTAGAGAATGTTCTGgcacatttttcagtttcagaagCGTAGTAGACGCCCTTAGTCAAAACTACCTCACTGGTagaacagtcctgcagtaaatggACCTTAACGAAGATGATAAGGTTTTTGTTGAAAATACTTTAGAGAGGTGTATTAGTTCTCCCTCCTCTGTTCATGTGACCCTGCGTCTGGGATGAGAAAGTGTATTATATGAAgggccatccatccatccatccatccattatctaccgtTTATCCTTCAGGGTCGCAGCGGGGCTgtagccaatcccagctgacactgggagagagagggggtaGGCAACACCCGAGACAGATcgccagtctgtcacagggctgac harbors:
- the npas4a gene encoding neuronal PAS domain-containing protein 4A, whose product is MYRSTKGASKARRDQINAEIRNLKDLLPISDADKARLSYLHIMSLACMYTRKSVFFTQEAITVASLEESARFLSFHELSELMQALPGFLMLLTGEGKLLYLSDSVSEHLGHSMVDLVAQGDSVYDIIDASDHFVMRTNLSTSSSLEIDRLFRCRFNTSKSVRRQSAGNKLVLIRARCLSPPSTSPAAGSYWTTNPVWVCFCSPLEPHPTRSGPGAERESTSAQPMAETNLFLPCFHSQHDRDMRLQTAHESVSAYLGFDVTALCSRSWYSLLHPQDLSHASTQHRSLLREGGEGRAEMVVRVQAQDHSWVWLYMVLQLQPGEFPINSNNYIISESEAWSVRQQLSSEQTQLTLVLTAGTSQQESLSLQSPETLSSPDQVFTPGSSGLSGQSFDFSTAGCSVGSSDEPGTSAAEAMQLEGDPRSSISSMEEESFFQQQPTESPSTASSPTPVTVETVADLDFLTQNILLPPSFQLDPPLPVLPLPLPPVPTSQAQQTKEFVCTPPYTPQVGGASFPFGEPLFSFDPTGTTTPPPSATTATATTSLAPSAPSSAPSSAPPTTASSPAPPTTLSTKVPLVPATPSTDLLFPIEPCGGSLYEKLPPTPDSPGDGDCTVMTLPEVRGPLYVDVPLGPLQCPPEGLLTPEASPGKQPCLSFFSLEREREKERAEISLLAQHISSLAERFYLDPLLSKLSPPSMSPSSSPPSPFLSPAIEADADVDSVHVLRECYPIKAWRGLDIPLFLDDDDSLFEESILETLLQDDFAPPQSPDLSSPSTSPTPNPPSPTSPQTPVCWHQPSQFERVGHFCSVQSAQCNSMAGCGATVASEAGVKVEGEGLVEEAMEIEVVSSPVSSCSSIPASPPLILTASPNPTTPTPAVSCTQSLLEELAALEPMFGAGASITPGLGQQPELYQLQHHPSPQCFHKDGRGSVPPF